A genomic stretch from Hypnocyclicus thermotrophus includes:
- a CDS encoding pyridoxal phosphate-dependent aminotransferase, with the protein MISNEINKNMQNSSWIRKMFEEGERLAKIHGKENIYDYSIGNPFAEPPIEVINSLIKHSSEKGVHRYMSNAGFLDVRKTMANEINKNIIDKKLSYEHVVMTCGAAGALNTVLRAILNPGEEVIVFTPYFVEYGFYIQNHNGIMVTINNEKTNFQPNLDELKKKITKKTKAIIINSPNNPTGVVYKENILKEMSLVIKEKEEEFNSKIFIISDEPYSKIVYNNIKIPNILNIFENGIIVNSFSKSLGLAGERIGYIAVNPKIENVSILMNALIFCNRTLGFGNAPALAQKAVADGINSSVNIADYQEKRDFLYDNLTRLGFTMVNPEGTFYLFPKSPIKNDIEFVKFATKYNILLVPGSGFGCPGYFRMSYCVDFNMIKRSISAFEKMAKDLNLIK; encoded by the coding sequence ATGATTTCAAATGAGATTAATAAAAATATGCAAAATTCATCTTGGATAAGAAAAATGTTTGAAGAAGGAGAACGACTGGCAAAAATACATGGAAAAGAAAATATATATGACTATAGCATAGGAAATCCATTTGCAGAACCTCCTATTGAAGTAATAAACTCTCTTATTAAACATTCTTCTGAAAAAGGTGTACACAGATATATGAGTAATGCTGGTTTTTTAGATGTTAGAAAAACTATGGCTAATGAAATTAATAAAAATATCATTGATAAAAAACTTAGTTATGAACATGTTGTAATGACTTGTGGGGCTGCTGGAGCTTTAAATACTGTTCTTAGAGCTATTTTAAATCCTGGAGAAGAAGTTATTGTCTTTACTCCATACTTTGTAGAATATGGCTTTTATATTCAAAATCATAATGGAATTATGGTAACTATCAATAATGAAAAAACTAATTTTCAACCAAATTTAGATGAATTAAAAAAGAAAATAACTAAAAAAACTAAAGCTATTATTATAAATTCGCCTAATAATCCAACTGGAGTAGTATATAAAGAAAATATTTTAAAAGAAATGTCGCTAGTTATAAAAGAAAAAGAAGAAGAATTCAATTCTAAAATTTTTATAATTTCTGATGAACCATACTCTAAAATTGTTTATAATAATATAAAAATTCCTAATATTTTAAATATTTTTGAAAATGGTATTATTGTAAATTCATTTAGTAAATCTCTTGGACTTGCAGGAGAAAGAATAGGTTATATTGCAGTTAATCCTAAAATAGAAAATGTTTCTATTTTAATGAATGCACTTATTTTCTGTAATAGAACTCTTGGGTTTGGTAATGCTCCAGCACTTGCACAAAAAGCTGTAGCAGATGGTATAAACTCTTCTGTAAATATTGCCGATTATCAAGAAAAGAGAGATTTTTTGTATGATAATTTAACTAGACTTGGATTTACTATGGTAAATCCAGAAGGAACGTTTTATTTATTTCCAAAATCACCTATTAAAAACGATATAGAATTTGTAAAATTTGCTACAAAATATAATATTTTATTAGTTCCTGGTAGTGGGTTTGGATGTCCTGGATATTTTAGAATGTCATATTGTGTAGATTTTAATATGATAAAAAGAAGTATTTCTGCTTTTGAAAAAATGGCGAAAGATTTAAATCTTATAAAATAA
- a CDS encoding SPL family radical SAM protein has translation MKKIYITKDIKNYEKGLKILEKIKNYNIVSSEEEFINIIKKKNLTYEEEKKYSLFTVKKGKFLKKYYLDKQLEGIKEEYYLSYENNCPFNCLYCYLRDYFNHGAFVFYVNITDMFYELDNFKKKNIMISCGIMNDSLVMDNLTNITSDLIKYFSKRKDLILEIRTKSNNINNLLKYPAKENILISFTFSPDTIIDKYELKTNNLKERVEAAKKLQSHGYNIGLRFDPIINIKNRTNEYTKMIDYIFNNLNTTRIKDIGIGTLRYKKGLRQKVLAEKNTDLFYNEFIIGIDGKERYFKKIRIDSYKEIISQIKKYGNFDIYLGMEPKYIWDEVF, from the coding sequence ATGAAGAAAATATATATTACTAAAGATATTAAAAATTATGAAAAAGGACTTAAAATACTAGAAAAAATAAAAAATTATAATATTGTATCATCAGAAGAAGAATTTATTAATATAATTAAAAAGAAAAATTTAACCTATGAAGAAGAAAAAAAATACTCTTTATTTACAGTAAAAAAAGGAAAATTTTTAAAAAAATATTATCTTGATAAACAATTAGAAGGAATAAAAGAAGAATATTATTTGTCATATGAAAATAATTGCCCTTTTAATTGCTTGTATTGCTATTTAAGAGATTATTTTAATCATGGTGCATTTGTATTTTATGTAAATATAACAGATATGTTTTATGAACTTGATAATTTTAAAAAGAAAAATATAATGATAAGCTGTGGTATAATGAATGATTCTCTTGTTATGGATAATCTTACAAATATTACAAGTGATTTAATAAAATATTTTTCAAAACGTAAAGATTTAATACTTGAAATACGAACTAAAAGCAATAATATAAATAATTTATTAAAATATCCTGCTAAAGAAAATATTTTAATTTCATTTACGTTTAGTCCAGATACTATAATTGATAAATATGAATTAAAAACAAATAATTTAAAAGAAAGAGTAGAGGCAGCAAAAAAACTGCAATCTCATGGATATAATATAGGACTTCGATTTGATCCAATAATTAATATTAAAAATAGAACTAATGAATATACTAAAATGATTGATTATATTTTTAATAATCTTAATACTACTAGGATTAAAGATATAGGGATTGGAACTTTAAGATATAAAAAAGGTCTTCGTCAAAAAGTCCTTGCTGAGAAAAACACAGATTTATTTTATAATGAATTTATTATCGGAATAGATGGTAAAGAACGATATTTTAAAAAAATAAGAATTGATAGTTATAAAGAGATCATCTCTCAAATAAAAAAATATGGTAATTTTGATATATATCTTGGTATGGAACCAAAATATATATGGGATGAAGTATTTTAA
- a CDS encoding NUDIX hydrolase, which produces MNIIGFEEYFKAAILIPIVTINNKKYFLFQKRAKNIRQGSEISFPGGQYDKILDKNFKDTAIRETIEETGIKKEKIKNIEYFGTFIDSKLYIECFTANLDIKSINELNHQKEEVEYLFLVETNFFKKNNMKEYSIQTWHSPYIKKYGKKVWLLPSIKLKLPKFYHKPWKKVHKNIYLYESSHGAIWGITAHIIKVFIEKYKE; this is translated from the coding sequence ATGAATATAATTGGATTTGAAGAATATTTTAAAGCTGCAATCCTTATTCCTATTGTTACAATTAATAATAAAAAATATTTTTTATTCCAAAAAAGAGCTAAGAATATTCGACAAGGAAGTGAAATATCATTTCCTGGTGGTCAATATGATAAAATTTTAGATAAAAATTTTAAAGATACTGCAATAAGAGAAACTATTGAAGAAACTGGCATTAAAAAAGAAAAAATAAAAAATATAGAATATTTTGGTACTTTTATCGATTCAAAACTCTATATAGAATGTTTTACTGCTAACTTAGACATAAAATCTATTAATGAATTGAATCATCAAAAAGAAGAAGTTGAATATCTATTTTTAGTTGAAACAAATTTTTTTAAAAAAAATAATATGAAAGAATATTCTATCCAAACATGGCATTCACCTTATATAAAAAAATATGGAAAAAAAGTGTGGCTTTTACCGAGTATTAAATTAAAATTACCAAAATTTTATCATAAACCTTGGAAAAAAGTGCATAAAAATATATATCTTTATGAAAGTAGTCACGGTGCTATATGGGGAATAACTGCGCATATAATCAAAGTTTTTATTGAAAAATACAAGGAGTAA
- the rnmV gene encoding ribonuclease M5: MSKLNIEDIIVVEGKDDISAVKRAVNAEVIAVHGYSVHKNNSLDKIKKASEKKEIIILTDPDFAGEKIRKIIESQIPNVKHAYITRKEGRKNNNIGVENASPEAIITALKNAKFKINTNENVFTINDIIDNGLSGKIDSKERRDKLGKILRIGYCNAKQFLNRLNSFGITRLEFEKAIDKLKS, encoded by the coding sequence ATGTCGAAATTAAATATAGAAGATATAATTGTGGTTGAAGGAAAAGATGATATATCTGCTGTAAAAAGAGCAGTTAATGCAGAAGTTATCGCCGTGCATGGTTATTCAGTGCATAAAAATAATAGTCTAGATAAAATAAAAAAAGCTAGTGAAAAAAAAGAAATAATAATTCTTACTGATCCTGATTTTGCAGGAGAAAAAATACGAAAAATAATCGAATCTCAAATTCCTAATGTAAAACATGCATATATCACTAGAAAAGAAGGAAGAAAAAATAATAATATTGGAGTAGAAAACGCTTCTCCAGAAGCTATTATTACAGCTTTAAAAAATGCAAAATTTAAAATAAATACTAATGAAAATGTTTTTACAATTAATGATATTATTGATAATGGTTTATCTGGTAAAATTGATTCAAAAGAAAGAAGAGATAAATTAGGAAAAATACTTCGTATAGGATATTGTAATGCAAAACAATTTTTAAATAGGTTAAATAGTTTTGGAATAACAAGATTAGAATTTGAAAAAGCTATTGATAAACTTAAAAGTTGA
- the holA gene encoding DNA polymerase III subunit delta, which yields MFYILTGDYSIELEYNKLIKKNNYPIITFDATQKEDFENFLQKISTNNMFGNNETIILKRAEKLSKLSNFIKTISNFNILNKIVIILINKKLTAKQIKECESFAKVIIGETKNEKDFYINYIKNELKISTNDAFKLTEMIGHDIYKIKNEIEKIKNYFYEEEFYIEKAKNIISINEEYNSFEAIENLLLGNPNEVYKMINKDKSHMLILYTLTKEFQNILKLTLLINEGKIINTNNYNKFKNSYENNKYLFNNTHPYSVFKKLKYINKYTISSIKEILKEILITEANIKNGLIKDDIAIELLIKKVVIKYENNK from the coding sequence ATGTTTTACATTTTAACTGGTGATTATTCTATTGAATTAGAATACAATAAATTAATTAAAAAAAACAATTATCCTATTATCACTTTTGATGCTACCCAAAAAGAAGATTTTGAAAATTTTTTGCAAAAAATATCTACAAACAACATGTTTGGAAATAATGAAACTATTATATTAAAAAGAGCTGAAAAACTTTCAAAATTGTCTAATTTTATAAAAACCATTTCAAATTTTAATATTTTAAATAAAATAGTAATAATTTTAATAAATAAAAAACTTACTGCAAAGCAAATAAAAGAATGTGAATCATTTGCAAAAGTGATAATTGGAGAAACTAAAAATGAAAAAGATTTTTATATTAATTATATAAAAAATGAATTAAAGATAAGTACAAATGACGCTTTTAAACTTACAGAAATGATAGGTCATGACATTTATAAAATAAAAAATGAAATTGAAAAAATAAAAAATTATTTTTATGAAGAAGAATTTTATATTGAAAAAGCTAAAAATATAATCTCAATAAATGAAGAATATAATAGTTTTGAAGCTATTGAAAATCTTTTACTTGGAAATCCTAATGAAGTATATAAAATGATTAATAAAGACAAATCACATATGCTTATTCTCTATACTCTAACAAAAGAATTTCAAAACATTTTAAAATTAACTCTATTAATCAATGAAGGCAAAATAATTAATACTAATAATTATAATAAATTTAAAAATAGTTATGAAAATAATAAATATCTTTTTAATAATACACATCCATATTCTGTATTTAAAAAATTAAAATATATTAATAAATATACTATAAGCAGCATTAAAGAAATTTTAAAAGAAATTTTGATAACTGAGGCAAATATAAAAAATGGTTTAATAAAAGACGATATTGCAATAGAACTCTTAATTAAAAAGGTGGTTATAAAATATGAAAATAATAAATAA
- a CDS encoding CBS domain-containing protein, with product MEIITSHIHLDLDGFASMILAKKLYPNAKLIFSGNVSKNVKEIANLYQDILNIEKIKDIDLNEITKLIIVDTSNINRIGNFKNIIYKKNVEIIIYDHHSANNNDIKKGKIFKNIIGSNSSNILKYIFKKNIKLNNYEATIALMGIYEDTGNFTFKNTTYEDMYFASKLLKFGANLDMVLEFVNKNLQTNEFELFLNFLNSGETIDHYSHKIFITKIIGNKFHKNLDVIANKIMDIKDCDACFLLYSYDNNISIIARSTSKSIKLDEILKKFNGGGHSEAASGFLRNVNINEIFLDLKNEISNFIPQNKTAKYIMSTPVKYVKPDAKIKDVHKIMIYFGYSGIPVIKDDTPIGIISRRDIDKAIHHGFSNAPVKAYMTSNIIISTPNTSIEDLKKIIIENEIGRVPIVENNKLIGIVTRTDILRNLYEQKFILKKPVEKNPKIININLLNKFPKEIIDIFNIIEKVSKHRNEKAYLVGGIVRDLILNIKNLDIDIVIEGDAIAFAKELNVFLNIKKIITHEKFKTAIIFLETGLNIDLASSRLEYYEYPTSLPTVSYSSIDKDLYRRDFTINAMALEIDYNNFGKLIDYYNGYYDLINKKIKILHNLSFIEDPTRIIRAIRFASRYNFDIESDTEKFLIQAVNDGFLNKISFDRLKNEIIKILKDKNPHKALNLFEKFNIFEKFNLNIIITPSTYNIFKKVLENKDEIIKNNVKPWQILLITLFRRLNSEDLKTIFHRFGFKNKFIRKISIGINERKIIVEKLKTANKNSKIYFLLNNIPLEIIYLIKYSYPEIENKINLYLNQLQNIVPIINGKILLKNGYTESKKIKNIIKHALELQLDNENYTIKEILKELHEKHI from the coding sequence ATGGAAATAATTACAAGTCATATTCATCTTGATTTAGACGGTTTTGCCTCAATGATTTTAGCTAAAAAACTTTATCCAAATGCAAAACTTATATTTTCTGGAAATGTTTCAAAAAACGTAAAAGAAATCGCTAATTTATATCAAGATATATTAAATATTGAAAAAATAAAAGATATTGATTTAAATGAAATTACAAAATTAATAATAGTAGATACTTCAAATATAAATAGAATAGGTAATTTTAAAAATATTATATATAAAAAAAATGTAGAGATAATAATCTATGATCATCATTCCGCCAATAATAATGATATTAAAAAAGGTAAAATTTTCAAAAATATTATAGGCTCTAATTCATCAAATATTTTAAAATATATTTTTAAAAAAAATATAAAACTAAACAATTATGAAGCAACCATTGCACTTATGGGAATATATGAAGACACTGGAAATTTTACTTTTAAAAATACCACTTACGAAGATATGTATTTTGCTTCGAAATTATTAAAATTTGGTGCAAATCTGGATATGGTCTTAGAGTTTGTTAATAAAAACCTTCAAACAAACGAATTTGAATTATTTTTAAATTTTTTAAATTCTGGAGAAACTATAGATCATTACTCACATAAAATTTTTATTACAAAAATTATTGGAAATAAATTTCATAAAAATCTCGATGTTATCGCTAATAAAATAATGGATATAAAAGATTGTGATGCTTGTTTTTTACTATATTCATATGACAACAATATTTCAATAATAGCTAGAAGTACATCAAAATCAATCAAATTAGATGAAATTTTAAAAAAATTTAATGGTGGTGGTCACTCCGAGGCTGCTTCTGGATTTTTAAGAAATGTTAATATTAATGAAATTTTTCTTGATTTAAAAAATGAAATTTCTAATTTTATTCCTCAAAATAAAACTGCTAAATATATAATGAGTACTCCTGTTAAATACGTAAAACCTGATGCAAAAATAAAAGATGTACATAAAATCATGATATATTTTGGTTATAGTGGCATTCCTGTTATTAAAGATGATACGCCAATTGGAATAATTTCCCGTAGAGATATTGATAAAGCTATACATCACGGCTTTTCAAATGCCCCTGTTAAAGCTTATATGACTTCAAATATTATTATATCTACTCCTAATACTTCTATTGAAGATTTAAAAAAAATTATTATTGAAAACGAAATTGGAAGAGTTCCTATTGTTGAAAACAATAAACTTATTGGAATAGTTACACGAACTGACATTTTAAGAAATTTATATGAACAAAAATTCATTTTAAAAAAGCCTGTTGAGAAAAATCCTAAAATAATTAATATTAATCTTTTAAATAAATTTCCAAAAGAAATAATAGATATTTTTAATATTATTGAAAAAGTTTCAAAGCATAGAAATGAAAAAGCATATTTAGTTGGCGGAATTGTACGCGATCTAATATTAAATATTAAAAATCTTGATATAGATATTGTTATTGAAGGAGATGCAATAGCATTTGCAAAAGAATTAAATGTCTTTTTGAATATAAAAAAAATAATTACTCATGAAAAATTTAAAACTGCTATTATTTTTTTAGAAACTGGTTTAAATATAGACCTAGCTAGTAGTAGGCTAGAATATTACGAATATCCTACATCGCTCCCTACTGTATCTTATAGCAGTATTGATAAAGATCTTTATCGAAGAGATTTTACTATAAATGCTATGGCTCTTGAAATAGATTATAATAATTTTGGAAAACTTATTGATTATTATAATGGATACTATGATTTAATTAATAAAAAAATAAAAATTTTACATAATTTAAGCTTTATTGAAGACCCTACTAGAATAATAAGAGCTATTAGATTTGCTTCAAGATATAATTTTGATATAGAAAGTGATACTGAAAAATTTTTAATTCAAGCTGTAAATGATGGATTTTTAAATAAAATCAGTTTTGATAGGTTAAAAAATGAGATTATTAAAATATTAAAAGATAAAAATCCTCATAAGGCGCTTAATTTATTTGAAAAATTTAATATTTTTGAAAAGTTTAATTTAAATATAATTATTACTCCTTCAACATATAATATTTTTAAAAAAGTACTCGAAAATAAGGATGAAATTATTAAAAATAATGTTAAACCATGGCAAATTTTATTAATAACTTTATTTAGAAGACTTAATAGTGAAGATTTAAAAACTATTTTTCATAGATTTGGATTCAAAAATAAATTTATACGTAAAATATCGATTGGAATTAATGAAAGAAAAATTATTGTTGAAAAATTGAAAACTGCAAATAAAAACTCTAAAATATATTTTTTATTAAATAATATTCCACTTGAGATAATTTATTTAATAAAATATTCTTATCCTGAAATAGAAAATAAAATTAATCTCTATTTAAATCAATTGCAAAATATAGTCCCTATTATAAATGGAAAAATATTATTAAAAAATGGTTATACTGAAAGTAAAAAAATAAAAAATATTATTAAGCATGCTCTTGAACTACAACTTGATAATGAAAATTATACAATAAAAGAAATACTTAAAGAATTACATGAAAAGCATATATAA
- a CDS encoding DMT family transporter: MYFLLAFLVGVLVLLSIIINSKLANCMGMYSSMIITYFISIIILLVSMIFFNKNIVVDFSIDNFYIYLGGALGIIVLFLSNNIVGKIPAVNMTIFIIVGQLITAFIIELIMYNNFEIKKVLGNLIILYGIKKLPRK; this comes from the coding sequence ATGTATTTTTTATTGGCATTTTTAGTAGGGGTTTTAGTGCTTCTTAGTATAATAATTAATTCAAAATTAGCTAATTGTATGGGAATGTATAGTTCTATGATTATTACTTATTTTATATCAATAATAATTCTGTTAGTATCAATGATATTTTTTAATAAAAATATAGTAGTTGATTTTAGTATAGATAATTTTTATATTTATTTAGGTGGAGCATTGGGAATAATAGTATTATTTTTATCAAATAATATTGTAGGGAAAATACCTGCCGTTAATATGACAATATTTATAATTGTTGGTCAATTAATTACAGCATTTATTATAGAGTTAATTATGTATAATAATTTTGAAATAAAAAAAGTTCTAGGGAATTTAATTATTCTTTATGGAATAAAAAAATTACCTAGAAAATAG
- the trhA gene encoding PAQR family membrane homeostasis protein TrhA gives MKIINNFSKEEEISHSITHAIGAIISVVGFIFLMIKAYIIKDTLHTVSYIIFGLSLINLYTMSSIYHAFPKGKSKKIFEKFDHISIYFLIAGSYTPFCLILLNNKIGWTIFIIQWIFVLIGTIFKSIWVHKYVGFATIIYIIMGWMIVFSIKPLLPVLSINGFIFLTIGGIFYTLGTIFFAFRLFKYHHTVWHIFVLFGSIFHYLTIYFYV, from the coding sequence ATGAAAATAATAAATAATTTTTCAAAAGAAGAAGAAATTTCTCATTCAATAACACATGCAATTGGAGCAATAATTTCTGTTGTTGGTTTTATTTTTCTAATGATAAAAGCTTATATAATCAAAGACACTCTTCACACAGTTAGTTATATTATTTTTGGCCTTAGTTTGATAAATCTGTATACTATGTCTTCTATATATCATGCATTTCCAAAAGGAAAATCAAAAAAAATATTTGAAAAATTTGACCATATTTCTATATATTTTCTTATCGCCGGAAGCTATACTCCGTTTTGTTTAATTTTATTAAACAATAAAATTGGTTGGACAATTTTTATTATTCAGTGGATTTTTGTTTTAATTGGAACAATATTTAAAAGTATTTGGGTACATAAATATGTAGGATTTGCTACTATAATATATATAATTATGGGGTGGATGATAGTTTTTTCTATAAAACCTTTACTTCCTGTTTTATCTATAAATGGTTTTATTTTTTTAACAATTGGCGGTATTTTTTATACATTAGGCACTATATTTTTTGCATTTAGATTATTTAAATATCATCATACCGTTTGGCATATTTTTGTATTATTTGGTAGTATATTTCATTATTTAACAATATACTTTTATGTTTGA